The following are encoded together in the Acidobacteriota bacterium genome:
- a CDS encoding TonB C-terminal domain-containing protein: TIRARMERARYYPVTPDPEPASETIPDPGATPEPPSEPLEPTPEPIPDPEQEPERNPDA; encoded by the coding sequence GCACCATCCGCGCCCGCATGGAGCGCGCGCGCTACTACCCGGTCACCCCCGACCCCGAACCCGCCTCCGAAACCATCCCCGACCCCGGCGCGACCCCCGAACCGCCGTCGGAGCCGCTCGAACCGACTCCGGAACCGATTCCCGATCCGGAGCAAGAGCCTGAAAGGAATCCCGATGCCTAG
- a CDS encoding DUF362 domain-containing protein — protein sequence MPRVSIQRLGSYDPAAVDAALKALLEPLGGMEAFLDAGQPLLLKPNFLAPRATDGAVSTHPEIIRASARQARSAGASQVLVTDSPGVGTAAQCAARLGLASGDLLQIVDAGEGEWVPSSETGAWRLHLSSLMRRHPLLNLAKAKTHGQMTLTAAVKNTFGAVPGLEKAQWHYRMGRDPHRFARLLVHIHEAVRPRLNLLDGVIGMEGNGPSSGTPRKLGILMAGTNAHALDWVLARIFSLNPMNIPTIRAAREMGLLPEEKDIEIVGPRVAELRPHPEWKLAPEVSVARIAGPGWLTPVMEKLLAASPRIDPKLCTLCLECVRQCAAGAMSPADDTIGIDRKKCISCFCCQEMCPAGAITVRSGPLARLLRLGR from the coding sequence ATGCCTAGGGTCTCGATCCAGCGACTGGGAAGTTACGACCCGGCCGCGGTCGACGCGGCGCTGAAGGCGCTCCTCGAACCCCTGGGGGGGATGGAGGCCTTCCTCGACGCCGGGCAGCCGCTCCTCCTCAAGCCCAACTTTCTCGCGCCGCGGGCAACAGATGGGGCCGTCTCCACCCACCCGGAGATCATCCGGGCATCGGCGCGGCAGGCGCGCTCGGCGGGCGCTTCACAGGTGCTGGTGACAGACAGCCCAGGGGTGGGGACGGCGGCCCAGTGCGCCGCCCGGCTCGGGCTCGCCAGCGGCGACCTCCTCCAAATCGTCGATGCGGGGGAGGGGGAGTGGGTCCCCTCCTCGGAAACCGGCGCCTGGCGGCTGCACCTCTCGAGTCTCATGCGGCGCCACCCCCTCCTCAACCTCGCCAAGGCCAAGACCCACGGCCAGATGACGCTCACCGCGGCGGTGAAAAACACCTTCGGCGCCGTCCCGGGGCTCGAAAAAGCCCAGTGGCACTACCGGATGGGGCGCGACCCGCACCGTTTCGCCCGGCTCCTGGTCCACATCCACGAAGCGGTCCGCCCGCGCCTCAACCTGCTCGACGGCGTCATCGGGATGGAAGGGAACGGCCCGAGTTCGGGCACCCCCAGGAAACTGGGGATCCTCATGGCGGGCACGAACGCCCACGCCCTGGACTGGGTCCTGGCCCGCATCTTCTCCCTGAACCCGATGAATATTCCCACAATTCGGGCGGCCAGGGAGATGGGGTTGCTGCCGGAGGAAAAAGATATCGAGATCGTCGGCCCGCGGGTTGCGGAGCTTCGGCCCCACCCGGAGTGGAAGCTCGCCCCGGAGGTGTCGGTGGCCCGGATCGCGGGGCCGGGGTGGCTCACCCCGGTGATGGAAAAATTGCTGGCCGCCTCGCCCCGGATCGACCCGAAGCTCTGCACCTTATGTCTCGAGTGCGTGCGCCAGTGCGCGGCGGGGGCGATGAGCCCCGCAGACGACACCATCGGGATCGACAGGAAAAAGTGCATCTCCTGCTTCTGCTGCCAGGAGATGTGCCCCGCCGGGGCGATCACCGTCCGTTCGGGACCCTTGGCCCGCCTCCTGCGCCTCGGGCGCTAA
- a CDS encoding phosphoribosylformylglycinamidine cyclo-ligase: MTRDGKITYKDSGVDYDRIDPLKIMAQRAAAGTAGNLAKAGLAEVAESRGESAYVVDMGEFYVASILECLGTKSLVADAVRPLTGKTGYDRIAQDTIAMAVNDIVTVGARPVNIHAYWATGGSDWFSDQERMRDLVEGWARACDAIGVSWGGGETPGLAGVVMPGTIDLAASCVGIIRPKDRLIIGRELRAGDRIVIIASSGIHANGISLARRLAETLPEGYGTRLSDGRLYGEALLDPTILYSALVQELLDGGVPVHYISNITGHGWRKLMRHPAPFTYRMTAIPPVPPVLAFMQAEARMDAAEAYGSLNMGAGFALFVPPEAVAAVVRTSERLGIAALEAGRVEEGPKEVIIEPLAVRYAGESLNLRA; encoded by the coding sequence ATGACCAGGGACGGGAAGATCACGTACAAGGATTCGGGGGTCGATTACGACCGGATCGATCCGCTCAAGATCATGGCGCAGAGGGCGGCGGCGGGGACGGCGGGGAATCTGGCCAAAGCGGGGCTTGCCGAGGTGGCGGAGAGCCGGGGGGAGTCGGCCTACGTCGTCGATATGGGCGAGTTCTATGTCGCGTCGATCCTCGAGTGTCTGGGGACGAAGTCGCTGGTGGCGGATGCGGTGCGGCCGCTCACGGGCAAGACCGGGTACGACCGGATAGCCCAGGACACGATCGCCATGGCCGTCAACGACATCGTCACCGTCGGGGCGCGCCCCGTCAATATCCACGCCTACTGGGCTACCGGGGGGTCGGACTGGTTTTCCGACCAGGAGCGGATGCGCGATCTCGTCGAAGGGTGGGCGCGCGCGTGCGACGCCATCGGGGTCTCCTGGGGCGGCGGGGAAACTCCCGGCCTTGCGGGCGTGGTCATGCCCGGTACCATCGACCTGGCCGCCTCCTGCGTGGGGATCATCCGGCCTAAGGATAGATTGATTATTGGAAGAGAATTGCGCGCGGGAGACCGGATCGTCATCATCGCCAGCAGCGGCATCCACGCCAACGGCATCTCGCTCGCCCGGCGCCTGGCCGAAACCCTGCCGGAAGGGTACGGGACGCGCCTTTCGGACGGGCGGCTGTACGGCGAGGCGCTCCTCGACCCGACGATTCTTTATTCCGCCCTGGTGCAGGAGCTGCTCGACGGCGGCGTGCCGGTGCACTATATCTCCAACATCACCGGGCACGGGTGGCGCAAGCTGATGCGGCACCCGGCGCCCTTCACCTACCGGATGACGGCGATCCCCCCGGTCCCCCCGGTGCTCGCCTTCATGCAGGCGGAGGCGCGGATGGACGCGGCCGAGGCTTATGGGAGTCTCAATATGGGGGCGGGGTTTGCGTTGTTCGTCCCTCCGGAGGCGGTGGCAGCGGTGGTACGTACCTCCGAGCGGCTGGGGATCGCGGCGCTCGAGGCCGGCCGGGTCGAAGAGGGGCCGAAAGAGGTGATCATCGAGCCGCTCGCGGTCCGCTACGCCGGGGAAAGCCTGAATTTGCGGGCTTAG
- a CDS encoding HNH endonuclease translates to MRFYVGVTDNAWFDFIEKDGPDEVNFWRPSGREFSALESGEPFLFKLHKPLNFVVGGGFFIRSERLPLSLAWEVFGRKNGAATRRQFEQLIRNYRGYDEVDPEIGCIILNQPFFIPRDHWIPAPGDWKPNIVSGKRYDDQNEWSDRLWTLVRPWLPVPDSDEPSEESGTAIADPNLLYGQEYLRKSRLGQGAFRILVTDAYLKRCAISGERTLPVLQASHIKPYGEGPNHVDNGLLLRSDLHILFDRGYLTVTPDLKVEISGRIREEYENGKDYYRFHGNPLSVLPLVPHDRPNREFLRWHNERIFRST, encoded by the coding sequence ATGCGTTTTTATGTTGGGGTAACAGACAACGCCTGGTTTGATTTCATTGAAAAGGACGGCCCGGATGAAGTCAATTTCTGGCGACCGAGCGGGAGAGAGTTTTCCGCTCTGGAGTCCGGAGAGCCCTTTTTATTCAAGCTCCACAAACCGCTGAATTTTGTCGTCGGAGGCGGATTCTTCATCCGAAGCGAAAGGCTGCCTCTGTCCTTGGCATGGGAGGTGTTTGGACGAAAAAACGGCGCTGCAACTCGAAGACAATTTGAACAGCTCATTCGCAATTATAGAGGATACGATGAGGTAGATCCTGAGATCGGATGCATCATTCTGAATCAACCGTTCTTCATTCCTCGCGACCATTGGATTCCGGCGCCGGGGGATTGGAAACCGAATATTGTATCGGGGAAGAGATACGATGATCAGAATGAATGGAGTGATCGCCTGTGGACGCTTGTCCGGCCCTGGCTGCCCGTGCCGGATTCGGATGAACCATCGGAGGAATCGGGGACAGCAATCGCCGATCCAAATCTGCTGTATGGCCAGGAGTATCTTCGCAAATCAAGACTCGGCCAAGGTGCCTTTCGCATTCTTGTGACCGACGCATACCTGAAGCGATGTGCGATTTCGGGAGAGCGGACCCTTCCAGTACTACAGGCATCACACATCAAGCCTTATGGGGAGGGGCCCAATCACGTGGACAACGGACTTCTCTTGCGTTCAGACCTGCACATCCTTTTCGATCGGGGCTATCTCACTGTGACGCCGGACCTGAAAGTCGAGATCAGTGGACGAATCAGGGAAGAGTACGAAAATGGTAAGGACTATTACCGATTTCACGGGAACCCCCTTTCCGTGTTGCCCCTAGTGCCCCATGATCGTCCAAATCGGGAGTTTCTCCGATGGCACAATGAAAGGATTTTCAGGTCAACATAG
- a CDS encoding (deoxy)nucleoside triphosphate pyrophosphohydrolase, protein MRQHLHVTCAIIRRCGHVLAAQRSSKMSMPLKWEFPGGKIHAGETPEECLRRELTEELGITARIGQALPPTTHQYPDFTITLYPFFCAIESGDLIPHEHAELAWLKPDELLFLDWAEADRPVVNSCLTMPLEDSE, encoded by the coding sequence ATGCGTCAACACCTTCACGTTACATGTGCCATCATCCGGCGCTGCGGCCATGTTCTTGCCGCCCAAAGAAGCTCCAAGATGAGCATGCCGCTCAAGTGGGAGTTCCCCGGTGGGAAGATCCATGCAGGCGAAACCCCGGAAGAGTGTCTGCGTCGTGAACTGACTGAAGAGCTGGGAATAACGGCGCGGATAGGCCAGGCACTGCCACCGACAACGCACCAATACCCGGATTTCACGATTACCCTGTACCCTTTCTTTTGTGCCATAGAATCGGGAGATCTCATACCGCACGAGCATGCTGAACTCGCATGGCTGAAACCTGACGAGCTTCTTTTTCTGGATTGGGCCGAGGCCGACCGTCCGGTGGTGAATTCGTGCCTGACAATGCCATTGGAGGATTCTGAGTGA
- a CDS encoding DUF3427 domain-containing protein yields the protein MTCPLHHGIYDSLLDRDLKEALEQHPELRSVLGKIDFEEQPARYAAFLAAVIEQALRHETDSASRLAFCNRLIEQISGLPECAHIGGKFLIEASEQLLLEITPPNYADQGLIRPDSPLTQTSLFTGSPREPQLAHELSAEMHSADSVDILVAFIKWSGLRLLMKAFEDLRMREIPVRVITTAYMGASDAPAVEWLAKQPNINVRVSYDTERTRLHAKAYHFKRLSGFSTAYIGSANLSHAAITSGLEWNLKVTSQDMGHILEKFAAEFETYWNSREFIPFDSDNPQRFRSAINRARNAGAAPPAIFFDLTPYPFQERILEALARERNVHNRWRNLVIAATGTGKTVIASFDFKRFYELQNRQARLLFVAHRQEILEQSIATFRNVLRDGNFGDLWVGPYEPTRLEHLFCSVRMLANSSLWEKVGRNFYDYIIIDEAHHGTADSYRSIFNHFSPKILLGLTATPERMDGQSVAADFNNRFAAEIRLPEALEEKLLCPFHYFGVADPVHLDLDRFWRNGRYDAAALENVYTGADILARQRVEAVQEALFRYEPELSKVKGIGFCVTMKHARYMAQMFKDRGIPSAALVSDVDENSRSTMLSEFRAGKLIFLFTVDVLNEGLDVPEMNTVLFLRPTDSLTVFLQQLGRGLRHAAGKDCLTVLDFVGRAHRRYRIDSKLKALLPRHRFSIDREVEDEFPHLPAGCSIQLDRLSRQYVLENIRANLRNLAIQVPERLQTFENETGKPLSFGNFVSYHDYDPDLLLVKETWTGWKARARLCPFPTDPDLNQLKKGLVRAAFMTGPREISALRRAVEKLREQDVGAALDELGDIGILAHYRIWGKPGSRLGIPTLEDSFRRISKNPSVLSDLMEILEWGESETTVEGQVPELPFRSFLELHAQYGSRDVQAVLGQATLETAGQTGVGLLHFSSVRAYALLITYQKTEREFSPSTMYADYPISRELLHWESQSNTAQQSETGQNLIHHADRGYTILIFARDKKKTNGSAAPFVYLGPADRVTFESERPIKIVWRLRYPIPVEMYEKNRRGG from the coding sequence GTGACCTGTCCTCTGCACCACGGAATTTACGATTCCTTGCTGGACCGTGACTTGAAAGAGGCACTGGAGCAACACCCTGAACTCCGGTCGGTCCTGGGGAAGATCGATTTTGAGGAGCAGCCGGCGCGCTATGCTGCTTTTCTTGCTGCGGTCATTGAACAGGCTCTGCGCCATGAAACTGATTCTGCTTCGCGTTTGGCATTTTGTAATCGGCTTATCGAACAGATCTCAGGTTTGCCGGAATGCGCGCACATCGGCGGGAAATTCCTGATCGAAGCTTCAGAACAGCTTCTTCTGGAAATCACTCCACCAAACTATGCCGATCAGGGCCTGATCCGTCCCGATTCGCCGCTGACCCAGACCAGCTTATTCACGGGATCTCCCCGCGAGCCTCAACTCGCCCATGAACTCAGTGCCGAGATGCATTCAGCCGACTCGGTGGACATTTTGGTAGCCTTCATCAAGTGGTCCGGCTTGCGGCTCCTCATGAAAGCATTCGAGGACCTGCGTATGCGGGAAATTCCCGTCCGGGTGATCACCACGGCCTACATGGGCGCATCCGACGCGCCTGCGGTGGAATGGTTAGCAAAGCAACCAAACATAAACGTACGAGTCTCCTACGATACGGAGCGAACCCGCCTGCATGCCAAAGCGTATCATTTCAAACGGCTCTCGGGATTCTCTACCGCATACATTGGATCGGCCAATTTGTCCCACGCCGCGATTACAAGCGGCCTCGAATGGAATCTGAAAGTGACATCCCAGGATATGGGGCACATCCTGGAAAAATTCGCTGCGGAATTCGAAACTTATTGGAACAGCCGCGAATTCATTCCCTTTGACTCGGATAATCCGCAGCGATTCAGAAGCGCGATCAACCGTGCACGCAATGCTGGCGCCGCGCCGCCGGCAATTTTCTTCGATCTCACGCCATATCCTTTCCAAGAGCGGATTCTGGAAGCACTTGCCCGCGAGCGGAACGTGCACAACCGATGGCGCAACCTGGTGATCGCGGCTACTGGTACCGGAAAAACTGTCATTGCCTCATTCGACTTTAAGCGCTTCTACGAATTACAGAATAGGCAGGCCCGCCTTCTTTTTGTGGCGCACCGGCAGGAAATCCTGGAGCAATCGATCGCCACATTCAGAAATGTGCTGCGGGACGGCAATTTCGGGGATCTTTGGGTTGGCCCGTATGAGCCCACCCGGCTCGAGCACCTCTTCTGTTCGGTTCGGATGCTGGCCAACTCGAGTCTTTGGGAGAAGGTCGGGCGGAACTTCTATGACTATATCATTATCGACGAAGCTCACCACGGGACGGCAGACAGCTATCGCTCTATCTTTAACCACTTTTCTCCGAAAATCCTGTTGGGCCTGACCGCCACTCCGGAAAGGATGGATGGCCAAAGCGTTGCCGCGGATTTCAACAATCGTTTTGCAGCGGAGATTCGCCTGCCGGAGGCATTGGAGGAAAAACTGCTGTGCCCATTTCATTACTTTGGAGTGGCCGATCCGGTCCATCTTGATCTGGACCGGTTCTGGCGGAACGGCAGGTATGATGCTGCAGCACTGGAGAATGTGTATACAGGTGCGGATATTCTCGCTCGACAGCGTGTGGAGGCAGTCCAAGAGGCCCTTTTTCGGTATGAGCCCGAACTGTCGAAGGTGAAGGGAATCGGCTTTTGCGTCACGATGAAGCATGCGCGATACATGGCGCAGATGTTCAAGGATCGGGGGATCCCCTCGGCCGCTCTTGTTTCCGATGTGGACGAAAATAGCCGCTCCACGATGCTCTCGGAATTCAGGGCTGGCAAGCTGATTTTCCTATTCACTGTCGATGTTCTGAATGAGGGACTCGATGTGCCCGAAATGAACACCGTCCTGTTCTTGCGCCCAACAGACAGCCTGACGGTGTTTCTTCAGCAATTGGGGCGGGGACTACGTCATGCTGCCGGCAAGGATTGTTTGACTGTTTTGGATTTTGTCGGCCGAGCGCACCGGCGTTACCGCATCGACAGCAAGCTCAAGGCTCTTCTGCCGCGCCACCGGTTTTCGATTGATCGCGAGGTGGAGGACGAGTTTCCTCACCTTCCAGCAGGCTGTTCCATCCAGTTGGACCGGTTGTCGCGGCAGTATGTTCTCGAAAATATTCGCGCAAATCTCCGCAATCTTGCGATTCAGGTTCCCGAACGGTTGCAGACTTTCGAGAACGAAACCGGGAAGCCATTGAGCTTCGGCAATTTTGTAAGCTATCACGATTATGATCCGGACCTTCTGCTTGTGAAGGAAACATGGACCGGATGGAAGGCGAGGGCACGGTTGTGTCCATTCCCAACGGATCCGGATCTGAATCAGCTTAAAAAAGGTTTGGTCCGGGCTGCTTTTATGACTGGGCCTAGGGAAATCTCGGCTCTGCGAAGAGCGGTGGAAAAGCTACGCGAGCAAGATGTTGGAGCTGCACTGGATGAGCTTGGTGATATTGGCATACTTGCCCATTACCGGATTTGGGGGAAGCCCGGTAGCAGACTGGGAATCCCAACTCTGGAGGATTCCTTCCGACGCATTTCGAAGAATCCCTCCGTTCTCTCCGACCTGATGGAAATATTGGAATGGGGCGAGTCTGAAACCACAGTGGAGGGTCAGGTTCCCGAACTTCCTTTTCGCTCTTTTTTAGAGCTCCACGCTCAATATGGGTCGCGGGATGTGCAGGCCGTATTGGGCCAGGCAACACTGGAAACAGCAGGACAGACCGGTGTTGGTTTACTTCATTTCTCTTCAGTCCGAGCCTATGCACTTCTGATCACGTATCAAAAAACCGAACGTGAGTTCTCGCCAAGCACAATGTATGCGGATTACCCTATCAGTAGGGAACTCCTTCACTGGGAATCGCAGTCGAACACAGCGCAACAATCTGAGACAGGTCAGAACCTGATTCATCATGCGGATCGCGGCTACACAATCTTGATCTTTGCGCGCGACAAGAAGAAAACGAATGGTTCCGCTGCTCCTTTTGTCTACCTGGGTCCGGCTGATCGGGTTACCTTTGAAAGCGAAAGGCCAATAAAAATAGTATGGAGACTGAGATACCCTATCCCAGTCGAAATGTACGAAAAAAACCGTCGTGGCGGATAG
- a CDS encoding CRISPR system precrRNA processing endoribonuclease RAMP protein Cas6: MLPLARYRFRFRCTGASRLPAYTGSAWRGALGHALKKTVCVTHQDACPSCLLYRSCPYSYIFETPPHPDAKKMRKYTAAPHPFLIEPPLAPEDEMHELGLTLFGRGNGYVPYLVHALQRAGEQGLGKGRMPMKLVEVRQAQPADSDSWVPIYEPGGTLRPHPPDIPALPTAPAAVRIKIETHMRLQREEHLVTPDTFRFSDLFSSLLRRLSMLTSFHADEPLETDFAGLTQMARQVEAASTQLVWKDWTRYSSRQKTAIKMDGLLGEIVVGMEGKTELWPYLWWGQWVHTGKATSMGLGKYSIHAASLPNR; encoded by the coding sequence ATGCTTCCGTTAGCCCGCTACCGGTTTCGATTCAGGTGTACCGGTGCGTCGCGGTTGCCGGCGTACACCGGCTCCGCCTGGCGGGGCGCTCTCGGCCATGCGCTGAAGAAGACGGTCTGTGTCACGCACCAGGATGCTTGCCCGTCGTGCCTTCTCTACAGGTCCTGTCCATACTCCTACATATTCGAAACGCCCCCCCATCCCGATGCCAAAAAGATGCGCAAATACACGGCGGCCCCCCATCCCTTTTTGATCGAGCCACCGTTGGCCCCGGAAGATGAAATGCACGAACTGGGATTGACTCTGTTCGGACGGGGAAACGGGTACGTGCCGTACCTGGTTCATGCGCTTCAGCGGGCAGGAGAACAGGGGTTGGGGAAGGGGCGCATGCCGATGAAGTTGGTGGAGGTGCGGCAGGCCCAGCCGGCGGATTCGGATTCATGGGTGCCGATATACGAACCCGGCGGAACGCTCCGGCCCCATCCGCCCGATATTCCGGCCCTTCCCACAGCGCCTGCGGCCGTTCGGATCAAGATCGAAACGCACATGCGTTTGCAGCGCGAGGAGCACCTGGTCACTCCGGATACGTTCCGCTTCAGCGATCTCTTCAGCTCATTGCTGCGCCGATTATCGATGCTGACTAGCTTTCATGCCGACGAGCCGCTGGAAACCGATTTTGCCGGCCTGACGCAAATGGCCCGCCAAGTGGAAGCTGCATCAACCCAACTTGTCTGGAAAGACTGGACCCGTTATTCCTCCCGCCAGAAGACCGCGATCAAGATGGACGGGTTGCTGGGGGAGATCGTCGTTGGGATGGAGGGAAAAACCGAGTTGTGGCCCTATCTCTGGTGGGGCCAATGGGTGCATACGGGAAAAGCGACATCCATGGGCCTGGGCAAATATTCAATCCATGCCGCAAGCTTGCCGAATCGATGA
- a CDS encoding TIGR02584 family CRISPR-associated protein yields the protein MKTKTKEYNTGNRNRAGKKGPAHPGTFRRRVLLAVTGLSPQVVTETLYALAQTLKPGFIPTEVHLVTTAEGKERARLTLLSDDPGWFHRLRKDYGLPGIDFSEQNIHALATAEGKAIGDIRTRGENERLADTLTEIIREFTADPDCALHVSIAGGRKTMGYYAGYALSLLGRAQDRLSHVLVSAPYESNQHFYYPTPHRHVIYTPSNRPLDAHEAKVSLAEIPFVRLREGLDQRLLKGSVTFSEVVTAAQEALEPASLEIDFDGQCILAGGRKIHLAPAQLSFLSWLARRARDGRPDVVSPPDGAPEEDYACEYLLEYRNIGDDLDGPTAKSMMKGMTNTFFEQTKSRLHRALRNALGPEGVRRYGIFNTETPPRQYRIATPPKSIRWIGWETATPSRKLAKNRRKQGGSV from the coding sequence ATGAAAACAAAAACGAAAGAGTACAACACAGGGAACCGTAACCGGGCCGGAAAAAAGGGGCCAGCCCATCCTGGAACGTTTCGGCGCCGCGTACTGCTGGCCGTGACCGGACTCTCGCCGCAGGTGGTTACCGAAACCTTGTATGCCCTGGCCCAAACCCTGAAGCCCGGCTTTATCCCCACGGAAGTGCACCTGGTCACGACGGCGGAAGGAAAGGAACGCGCGCGGCTGACCCTGCTTTCCGATGACCCGGGCTGGTTCCACCGACTGCGCAAGGATTACGGGCTGCCCGGCATCGATTTTAGCGAACAAAACATCCATGCGCTCGCTACGGCGGAAGGAAAGGCGATCGGCGACATACGCACGCGTGGGGAGAACGAGCGTCTAGCGGACACTCTTACGGAAATCATCCGGGAGTTTACGGCCGATCCGGACTGCGCGCTCCACGTATCGATCGCGGGGGGCCGCAAGACCATGGGTTATTATGCCGGGTACGCGCTGTCCCTCCTCGGCCGGGCGCAGGACCGGTTGTCGCACGTGCTCGTGAGCGCCCCCTATGAGTCGAACCAACACTTCTATTATCCGACGCCCCACAGGCATGTGATTTACACACCCTCGAATCGGCCGCTCGATGCGCACGAGGCCAAGGTGAGCCTGGCGGAAATCCCCTTCGTGCGGCTCAGGGAGGGTTTGGACCAACGGCTCCTGAAAGGGAGTGTCACCTTCAGCGAGGTGGTGACCGCAGCGCAGGAGGCGCTGGAACCCGCGAGCCTCGAGATCGATTTCGATGGGCAATGCATCCTTGCCGGGGGGCGGAAAATCCACCTGGCTCCGGCGCAGTTGTCCTTCCTGAGCTGGCTGGCGCGCAGGGCCCGCGATGGGCGGCCGGATGTGGTATCTCCGCCCGACGGGGCTCCCGAGGAAGACTATGCGTGCGAGTACCTCTTGGAATACAGGAACATTGGTGATGACCTGGACGGGCCAACGGCGAAAAGCATGATGAAAGGGATGACCAATACCTTTTTTGAGCAGACCAAATCGCGGCTGCATCGCGCCTTGAGAAACGCGCTGGGACCGGAAGGCGTTCGTCGATACGGCATCTTCAATACGGAAACGCCGCCCAGGCAATACCGGATCGCCACGCCCCCGAAGAGCATCCGATGGATTGGTTGGGAGACGGCAACCCCAAGCCGCAAGCTTGCCAAAAACCGCCGGAAGCAGGGGGGAAGCGTATGA
- a CDS encoding DUF2130 domain-containing protein: MNNTDRVMVECPKCGHEFGVSEALGARMRAEAEARLSTDFDHRLEEAVQEAEARTRKAIGLQIKDLKEQLSEQARKAEEAEKLELAIRKKARELEEKQKKLDLEIERRLEQERKLIEKRVREEEDEVQSLKLKEKEKQIEDLRGALDEARRRTQQGSQELQGEVLELDIEAAMGAQFPRDIIRPVPKGMRGADLVQEVCDGAGNVCGAIVWEVKNTRHYQPAWIDKLKQDQRAIGASLAVIVSVALPEGVKDFGRIDGVWVVSVRSWPALAAALREQLIQVAFARAASEGKRDKMQLLYSYLSGEEFHQRVEAIVEAFSAMQEQIQKERRAMERLWHERQKQIERVITNTSGMYGDIRGLIGAGMPEVRQLTLEAAAPEERMEA, from the coding sequence ATGAACAATACGGACAGGGTGATGGTGGAATGTCCCAAATGCGGGCACGAGTTTGGAGTCAGCGAGGCTCTGGGAGCCCGAATGCGGGCGGAGGCCGAAGCGCGGCTGTCCACGGATTTCGATCATCGGCTCGAGGAAGCGGTGCAGGAAGCCGAAGCCCGCACACGCAAAGCCATCGGGCTGCAGATCAAGGACCTGAAGGAGCAGCTTTCCGAGCAGGCACGCAAGGCCGAAGAAGCCGAGAAACTGGAGCTGGCCATCCGCAAGAAAGCGCGCGAACTGGAGGAAAAGCAGAAGAAGCTCGACCTGGAGATCGAGCGACGGCTCGAACAGGAGCGCAAGCTTATCGAAAAGCGCGTGCGTGAAGAAGAGGACGAGGTCCAGAGCCTGAAGCTCAAGGAAAAGGAGAAGCAGATCGAGGATCTGCGCGGGGCCCTGGACGAAGCCAGGCGGCGGACTCAGCAGGGCTCCCAGGAGCTCCAGGGAGAAGTGCTGGAGCTGGATATTGAAGCCGCCATGGGCGCCCAGTTCCCCCGGGACATCATCCGGCCGGTACCAAAGGGAATGCGGGGGGCCGACCTGGTCCAGGAGGTGTGCGACGGCGCTGGAAACGTCTGCGGCGCCATTGTTTGGGAGGTGAAGAACACGAGGCATTACCAGCCAGCGTGGATTGATAAGCTCAAGCAGGACCAGCGCGCCATCGGTGCCTCCCTTGCGGTGATCGTTTCCGTGGCCCTGCCCGAAGGGGTCAAGGATTTCGGGCGGATCGACGGCGTCTGGGTGGTGAGCGTACGCTCCTGGCCGGCGCTTGCCGCGGCGCTGCGCGAGCAACTCATCCAAGTGGCTTTTGCCCGTGCTGCTTCAGAGGGGAAGCGCGACAAGATGCAGCTGCTGTACTCGTACCTTTCGGGAGAAGAGTTCCATCAGCGGGTGGAGGCCATCGTAGAGGCCTTCAGCGCCATGCAGGAGCAGATACAGAAGGAGCGCCGCGCCATGGAACGGCTCTGGCACGAGCGTCAAAAGCAGATCGAGCGAGTCATCACCAACACCTCGGGCATGTACGGCGACATCCGGGGCCTGATCGGCGCCGGCATGCCCGAAGTCCGGCAGCTGACCCTGGAAGCCGCCGCTCCTGAAGAGAGGATGGAAGCATGA